From uncultured Roseateles sp., the proteins below share one genomic window:
- a CDS encoding histidine kinase has translation MPISAVPSSTTPGQAFKAVFNLRVLLVMFGLCSVFACARMLSWYVGYDSDESWFPGLLRYTRQTLLSGLTLLLGIACAEAWLARRSATAALPWRALAVVLAAALGAILRNRVAYFFNPKVTFEWVWMLSIVGLWSLMGGMAYALFLRARQARQAEQALLAAGLQQERLQTRQVEAQLSALNAQIEPHFLFNTLANVKRLYETSPERGRDMLRHLIAYLRAALPSMRRADSTLGEELELVRNYLSILQMRMGARLGYAISAAPELLDARLPPMVLATLVENAIKHGLAPQPEGGHISIRARQDGADQLIVEVADTGRGFSASASAGSGVGLANTRARLHSLFGPTAALELEAASPHGVVARLRMPYPAPAMALEAA, from the coding sequence ATGCCGATTTCTGCCGTCCCATCCAGCACCACGCCCGGCCAGGCCTTCAAGGCCGTGTTCAACCTGCGCGTGTTGCTGGTGATGTTTGGCCTGTGTTCGGTCTTTGCCTGCGCACGTATGCTGTCCTGGTACGTCGGCTATGACTCCGACGAATCCTGGTTCCCCGGCCTGCTGCGGTACACCCGGCAGACCCTGCTGTCCGGCCTGACGCTGTTGCTGGGCATTGCCTGCGCCGAGGCCTGGCTGGCTCGGCGATCTGCCACCGCAGCACTGCCCTGGCGGGCGCTGGCCGTCGTGTTGGCCGCAGCGCTGGGGGCCATTCTGCGCAACCGCGTGGCCTATTTCTTCAACCCCAAGGTCACCTTCGAGTGGGTCTGGATGCTGTCCATCGTCGGTCTCTGGAGTCTGATGGGCGGCATGGCCTATGCGCTGTTCCTGCGCGCACGGCAGGCCCGTCAGGCCGAGCAGGCGCTGCTGGCTGCGGGCTTGCAGCAGGAGCGGTTGCAGACGCGCCAGGTCGAGGCTCAGCTGTCGGCGCTGAATGCGCAGATCGAGCCACACTTCCTGTTCAACACCCTGGCCAATGTGAAGCGCCTGTACGAGACCTCGCCGGAGCGGGGCCGCGACATGCTGCGGCATCTGATCGCCTATCTGCGCGCCGCCCTGCCCAGCATGCGCCGTGCCGACTCCACCCTGGGCGAGGAGCTGGAGCTGGTGCGCAACTACCTCAGCATCCTGCAGATGCGCATGGGAGCCCGGCTCGGCTATGCGATCAGCGCCGCGCCGGAGCTGCTGGACGCCCGGCTGCCGCCCATGGTGCTGGCGACGCTGGTCGAGAACGCGATCAAGCATGGCCTGGCGCCGCAGCCCGAGGGCGGCCACATCAGCATCCGCGCACGGCAGGACGGCGCTGACCAGTTGATCGTCGAGGTCGCCGACACCGGTCGCGGCTTTAGCGCCAGCGCCAGTGCCGGCAGCGGTGTGGGCCTGGCCAACACGCGGGCCCGTCTGCACTCGCTGTTCGGGCCGACCGCCGCGCTGGAGCTGGAGGCGGCCTCGCCCCACGGCGTGGTGGCGCGGCTGCGCATGCCCTATCCGGCGCCGGCGATGGCATTGGAGGCCGCATGA
- a CDS encoding histidine kinase yields MSAVLPLSDGQSRQSPLAFVWQAWRSTQPRELMIVLLIGLLYGAVDLGAVYEVWQQPEALLAMARQLLLPVLAALLLALCWLPADRSNPEHPRRAWRLGVATLTGAALSLLLCRVVIDSLQWPDAMDLMYRAKGKPPMPIWHWSSMLGDLLAISLSAGLAVAVHEMNLRLRRSQAAVQRSLQAQSVLTRKAMAARLATMQAQIDPQFLFDTLVGIEQDYLHGHAGAAPRLEQLIRHLRVALPRLRDMGSTLEAEAELLDSYLAVRLGEAAPRLQRDWPAELGGLPLPPMVLLPLLQRALQLCDDQLPACGLQAGLAARGWRITLSLGRPGLCGDATEMATLQQRLQALTGQGTALRCESGHHDTSFILDLQP; encoded by the coding sequence ATGAGCGCCGTCTTGCCACTGTCGGACGGCCAGAGCAGGCAATCGCCGCTGGCTTTTGTCTGGCAGGCCTGGCGGTCAACCCAGCCGCGGGAGCTGATGATCGTGCTCTTGATCGGCCTGCTCTACGGCGCCGTGGATCTGGGTGCGGTCTACGAGGTCTGGCAGCAGCCTGAGGCTTTGCTGGCCATGGCGCGCCAGCTGCTGCTGCCGGTGCTGGCGGCGCTGCTGCTGGCTTTGTGCTGGTTGCCTGCCGACCGCAGCAACCCCGAACACCCCCGCCGCGCCTGGCGCCTGGGCGTGGCGACGCTGACCGGTGCAGCCCTGTCGCTGCTGCTCTGCCGGGTGGTGATCGACTCGCTGCAATGGCCTGATGCGATGGACCTGATGTACCGCGCCAAGGGCAAGCCGCCGATGCCGATCTGGCATTGGAGCTCGATGCTGGGCGACCTGCTGGCCATCAGCCTCAGCGCCGGCCTGGCGGTGGCGGTGCACGAGATGAATCTGCGATTGCGCCGCAGCCAGGCCGCCGTGCAGCGCAGCCTTCAGGCCCAGAGCGTGCTGACGCGCAAGGCCATGGCCGCGCGCTTGGCCACCATGCAGGCGCAGATCGATCCGCAGTTCCTGTTCGACACCCTGGTCGGTATCGAGCAGGACTACCTGCACGGCCATGCCGGTGCCGCGCCACGACTGGAGCAGCTGATACGCCATCTGCGCGTGGCCCTGCCGCGGCTGCGTGACATGGGCAGCACGCTGGAGGCGGAGGCCGAGCTGCTGGACAGCTATCTGGCGGTGCGCCTGGGCGAGGCTGCCCCCCGATTGCAGCGCGACTGGCCGGCCGAGCTCGGCGGCCTGCCGCTGCCGCCCATGGTCTTGCTGCCGCTGCTGCAGCGCGCCTTGCAGCTGTGCGATGACCAACTGCCGGCCTGCGGTCTGCAGGCCGGGTTGGCCGCCCGCGGCTGGCGCATCACCCTCAGCCTGGGCCGGCCCGGCCTGTGCGGCGACGCCACCGAGATGGCCACCCTGCAGCAGCGCCTGCAGGCCCTGACCGGCCAGGGCACGGCCCTGCGCTGCGAGAGCGGCCACCACGACACCTCATTCATCCTGGACCTGCAGCCATGA
- a CDS encoding LytTR family DNA-binding domain-containing protein, with the protein MKSMPTAIVAEDEDTLRQELIEHLGQLWPELSIVGEASDGLQALQLLQTHQPDLMFLDIQMPGLTGMEVARQVGQRSHVVFVTAYDQYAVEAFDQGAVDYLLKPLQPARLFTAINRIKQRLSQPVLDIGRVLDQLVARSAQTATRQPLRWINASVGQMLKLITVDEVLYFQSDTKYTRVMTREAEALIRKPLKELVEELDPQQFWQIHRSTLVNATAIAGVTRDFRGRLQVKLKDCADTLPVAESYTHLFKQM; encoded by the coding sequence ATGAAGAGCATGCCCACCGCCATCGTTGCAGAAGACGAAGACACCCTGCGCCAGGAGCTGATCGAACACCTGGGCCAGCTGTGGCCCGAGCTGAGCATCGTCGGCGAGGCCAGCGATGGCCTTCAGGCCTTGCAACTGCTGCAGACGCATCAGCCTGACCTGATGTTCCTCGACATCCAGATGCCCGGCCTGACCGGCATGGAGGTGGCGCGTCAGGTCGGCCAGCGCAGCCATGTGGTCTTCGTCACCGCCTACGACCAGTACGCGGTCGAAGCCTTCGACCAGGGCGCCGTGGATTATCTGCTCAAGCCCTTGCAGCCGGCGCGGCTGTTCACCGCCATCAACCGCATCAAGCAAAGGCTGAGCCAGCCTGTGCTGGACATCGGCCGCGTGCTCGACCAATTGGTGGCGCGCTCGGCGCAGACGGCGACGCGCCAGCCGCTGCGTTGGATCAATGCCTCGGTGGGCCAGATGCTGAAGCTGATCACCGTTGACGAGGTGCTGTACTTCCAGTCCGACACCAAATACACCCGCGTGATGACGCGCGAGGCCGAGGCGCTGATACGCAAACCGCTGAAGGAGCTGGTCGAGGAGCTGGACCCGCAGCAGTTCTGGCAGATCCACCGCTCGACCCTGGTCAATGCCACGGCGATCGCAGGCGTCACGCGTGACTTCCGCGGCCGCCTGCAGGTCAAGCTCAAGGACTGCGCCGACACCTTGCCGGTGGCTGAGAGCTATACCCACCTGTTCAAGCAGATGTGA
- a CDS encoding protein tyrosine phosphatase family protein, protein MPALLLSGLLFGLGLLGSGLALAAPTAPPNLVALTGQLVTSGQPSAAWLATLAEQGFEAVIYLAPPTVSDAVRDEALIVGRQGLVFVNIPIRFEAPTERDFDAFAAQLRALQGRKVLVHCQVNMRASTLSFLYRVIVEKAEPRQAFEAVSQVWTPSGPWKQLMLEQLRKHRVEFDPF, encoded by the coding sequence ATGCCGGCACTGCTGTTGAGTGGTCTGTTGTTCGGGCTGGGTCTGCTGGGTTCAGGCTTGGCGCTGGCCGCACCCACCGCTCCACCGAATCTGGTCGCGCTGACCGGGCAGCTCGTCACCTCGGGCCAGCCCTCGGCGGCATGGCTGGCGACCCTGGCCGAGCAGGGCTTCGAGGCAGTCATCTATCTGGCGCCGCCCACCGTGTCGGATGCGGTGCGCGACGAGGCCTTGATCGTCGGCCGCCAGGGCCTGGTCTTCGTCAACATCCCGATCCGCTTCGAGGCGCCGACCGAACGCGACTTCGACGCCTTCGCTGCCCAGCTGCGTGCGCTTCAGGGCCGCAAGGTGCTGGTGCACTGCCAGGTCAATATGCGGGCCAGCACGCTGAGCTTTCTGTACCGCGTGATCGTCGAGAAAGCCGAGCCGCGCCAGGCGTTTGAAGCGGTGTCGCAGGTCTGGACACCCTCGGGCCCGTGGAAGCAGCTGATGCTCGAACAGCTGCGCAAGCACCGGGTCGAGTTCGACCCGTTCTGA
- a CDS encoding DUF2087 domain-containing protein, with amino-acid sequence MSRESLPLQADDLSAFAKSLRLQLAQHLESRAALPGHLSLLNMLARAAGHRNMQGLRAAALRVVRADAPQPQPAPARGPRHPELSEIADRALRQFDDQGRLVRWPSRYQVQRYALWGLWLHFDGKRRYTEPEVNEVLNSRHGFGDHCTLRRELVEMKLLARTDGGKEYRKLPARPEPDMLPLLRELRERSLSR; translated from the coding sequence ATGTCCCGTGAATCCCTGCCTCTGCAGGCCGACGATCTGTCGGCCTTTGCCAAGTCCCTGCGCCTGCAACTGGCGCAACACCTCGAATCCCGCGCCGCCCTGCCCGGCCACCTGAGCCTGTTGAACATGCTGGCCCGCGCCGCCGGCCATCGCAATATGCAGGGCCTGCGCGCCGCCGCCCTGAGGGTGGTCCGAGCGGACGCACCCCAGCCGCAACCCGCGCCGGCCCGCGGCCCGAGGCACCCCGAGCTGAGCGAGATCGCCGACCGCGCGCTGCGCCAGTTCGACGATCAGGGCCGGCTGGTGCGCTGGCCCAGCCGCTACCAGGTGCAGCGCTATGCGCTGTGGGGTCTGTGGCTGCACTTCGATGGCAAACGCCGCTACACCGAGCCCGAGGTCAACGAGGTCCTGAACTCGCGCCACGGTTTTGGGGACCACTGCACCCTGCGCCGCGAACTGGTCGAAATGAAGCTGCTCGCCCGCACCGATGGCGGCAAGGAGTACCGCAAGCTCCCTGCCCGGCCCGAGCCGGACATGCTGCCGCTGCTGCGTGAATTGCGGGAGCGTTCGCTCAGTCGCTGA